A single genomic interval of Oreochromis aureus strain Israel breed Guangdong linkage group 12, ZZ_aureus, whole genome shotgun sequence harbors:
- the LOC116311024 gene encoding transcription factor BTF3-like, with protein MKESIMNQEKLAKLQAQVRIGGKGSARRKKKVVHRTATADDKKLQFSLKKLGVNNISGIEEVNMFTNHGTVIHFNNPKVQASLAANTFTITGHAENKQLTEMLPGILNQLGADSLTSLRRLAENLPKPGDNKAPMVAAEEEDDEVPDLVENFDEASKNEAN; from the exons ATGAAGGAGTCGATAATGAACCAGGAAAAGCTTGCCAAACTGCAGGCTCAGGTCCGCATAGGCGGCAAG GGGTCAGCTCGCAGAAAGAAGAAGGTGGTGCACAGAACGGCTACAGCAGATGATAAGAAGCTGCAGTTTTCCCTGAAGAAACTGGGAGTCAACAATATCTCTGGCATTGAAGAG GTGAATATGTTCACAAACCATGGGACAGTGATCCACTTTAATAACCCAAAGGTTCAGGCCTCCTTGGCTGCCAACACTTTTACAATCACAGGACACGCTGAGAACAAACAGCTCACAGAGATGCTTCCGGGAATCCTAAACCAGCTGGGAGCTGACAGTCTCACCAGCCTTCGGAGATTAGCAGAGAATCTGCCTAAACCAG GAGACAACAAAGCTCCCATGGTTGCTGCTGAAGAGGAGGACGATGAAGTTCCAG ATCTCGTTGAAAACTTTGATGAGGCTTCAAAGAACGAAGCAAACTAA
- the si:dkey-88e18.2 gene encoding interleukin-12 subunit beta isoform X2, giving the protein MSHFIYCFTKNHTILILMQVMNCFSINAFCCHTIPQMTFSLWTFGLLMISLTGAHELNHFPENFEVAKRDEEYTLTCNSKPDDIVTWKLNGDPLEDDENVKQNGTKLTVLDIDTPSLGNYSCWRGEKMLSSTYLLLKVDEEDTVDSLINCRAKSYDCNFNCTWTGNGYTAVRLGLGHYCKSSKSCQWISGSRQLAEGKLQFEMYHDLSPYAEESTMLEVTAEAISDFSIFRTSKRFYLRDIVQPDSPQIVKCQLVNEDVNVTIDPPSTWSAPYSFFSLEHEIEYVLRDDGQTERSSSTLIPKKISKLRVRSRDSLVLANWSQWTPWKNVKTGTDRLCRCKNTEKYCCPELSLEVFNGCKKEKRKHKKHAKYPQ; this is encoded by the exons ATGAGTCACTTTATATATTGTTTCACTAAAAATCACACGATACTTATTTTAATGCAAGTAATGAATTGTttttcaataaatgctttttgCTGTCACACAATTCCTCAGATGACCTTTTCACTGTGGACATTTGGGCTTCTAATGATCAGCCTCACAGGAGCTCACGAACTCAACCACTTTCCAGAAAACT TTGAGGTGGCAAAAAGGGATGAAGAATACACACTGACCTGCAATTCAAAACCTGATGACATCGTCACATGGAAGCTGAATGGCGATCCACTGGAAGATGACGAAAATGTAAAGCAAAATGGTACAAAACTGACCGTGTTAGATATAGACACACCAAGTTTGGGTAACTACAGCTGCTGGAGAGGTGAAAAGATGCTATCCTCAACCTATCTGCTGCTAAAGGTTGATGAAGAAGACACAGTTG ATTCTCTCATTAACTGTCGGGCAAAGTCTTATGACTGTAACTTCAACTGCACCTGGACAGGCAATGGATACACAGCAGTGCGTCTTGGACTGGGTCATTACTG TAAAAGTTCAAAGTCCTGCCAGTGGATTAGTGGCAGTCGGCAGCTCGCAGAGGGGAAATTGCAGTTTGAGATGTATCACGACCTCTCACCCTACGCAGAGGAAAGCACCATGCTTGAAGTCACTGCTGAGGCTATAAGTGATTTCTCCATTTTCAGGACATCCAAGAGATTTTATCTCAGAGACATTG ttCAACCTGATAGTCCCCAGATTGTCAAGTGTCAGTTAGTGAACGAGGACGTGAATGTGACCATTGATCCACCATCCACCTGGTCAGCACCTTACAGCTTCTTCAGTCTGGAGCACGAAATTGAATATGTGCTTAGAGATGATGGCCAA ACTGAACGTTCATCATCTACTCTGATACCGAAGAAAATCAGCAAGCTCAGGGTTCGCTCCAGAGACTCACTGGTGCTCGCCAACTGGAGTCAGTGGACTCCCTGGAAAAAT GTGAAAACTGGAACAGATCGACTATGTCGATGCAAAAACACGGAAAAATATTGTTGTCCAGAGTTGTCGCTTGAGGTTTTCAATGGATGcaagaaagagaagagaaaacacAAGAAGCACGCTAAATATCCACAATAA
- the si:dkey-88e18.2 gene encoding interleukin-12 subunit beta isoform X1: MSHFIYCFTKNHTILILMQVMNCFSINAFCCHTIPQMTFSLWTFGLLMISLTGAHELNHFPENFEVAKRDEEYTLTCNSKPDDIVTWKLNGDPLEDDENVKQNGTKLTVLDIDTPSLGNYSCWRGEKMLSSTYLLLKVDEEDTVDSLINCRAKSYDCNFNCTWTGNGYTAVRLGLGHYCSKSSKSCQWISGSRQLAEGKLQFEMYHDLSPYAEESTMLEVTAEAISDFSIFRTSKRFYLRDIVQPDSPQIVKCQLVNEDVNVTIDPPSTWSAPYSFFSLEHEIEYVLRDDGQTERSSSTLIPKKISKLRVRSRDSLVLANWSQWTPWKNVKTGTDRLCRCKNTEKYCCPELSLEVFNGCKKEKRKHKKHAKYPQ, encoded by the exons ATGAGTCACTTTATATATTGTTTCACTAAAAATCACACGATACTTATTTTAATGCAAGTAATGAATTGTttttcaataaatgctttttgCTGTCACACAATTCCTCAGATGACCTTTTCACTGTGGACATTTGGGCTTCTAATGATCAGCCTCACAGGAGCTCACGAACTCAACCACTTTCCAGAAAACT TTGAGGTGGCAAAAAGGGATGAAGAATACACACTGACCTGCAATTCAAAACCTGATGACATCGTCACATGGAAGCTGAATGGCGATCCACTGGAAGATGACGAAAATGTAAAGCAAAATGGTACAAAACTGACCGTGTTAGATATAGACACACCAAGTTTGGGTAACTACAGCTGCTGGAGAGGTGAAAAGATGCTATCCTCAACCTATCTGCTGCTAAAGGTTGATGAAGAAGACACAGTTG ATTCTCTCATTAACTGTCGGGCAAAGTCTTATGACTGTAACTTCAACTGCACCTGGACAGGCAATGGATACACAGCAGTGCGTCTTGGACTGGGTCATTACTG CAGTAAAAGTTCAAAGTCCTGCCAGTGGATTAGTGGCAGTCGGCAGCTCGCAGAGGGGAAATTGCAGTTTGAGATGTATCACGACCTCTCACCCTACGCAGAGGAAAGCACCATGCTTGAAGTCACTGCTGAGGCTATAAGTGATTTCTCCATTTTCAGGACATCCAAGAGATTTTATCTCAGAGACATTG ttCAACCTGATAGTCCCCAGATTGTCAAGTGTCAGTTAGTGAACGAGGACGTGAATGTGACCATTGATCCACCATCCACCTGGTCAGCACCTTACAGCTTCTTCAGTCTGGAGCACGAAATTGAATATGTGCTTAGAGATGATGGCCAA ACTGAACGTTCATCATCTACTCTGATACCGAAGAAAATCAGCAAGCTCAGGGTTCGCTCCAGAGACTCACTGGTGCTCGCCAACTGGAGTCAGTGGACTCCCTGGAAAAAT GTGAAAACTGGAACAGATCGACTATGTCGATGCAAAAACACGGAAAAATATTGTTGTCCAGAGTTGTCGCTTGAGGTTTTCAATGGATGcaagaaagagaagagaaaacacAAGAAGCACGCTAAATATCCACAATAA